A region of Streptomyces halobius DNA encodes the following proteins:
- a CDS encoding sigma-70 family RNA polymerase sigma factor codes for MSEEQERPDRTAPSPSVREPQRIPVAFWGFHDRFKRAYRQYAELHLGDERLAGRVVHTVFLNLLQGWARLMEEASPAASAWAHLKEAVDEVLIAQGRDSAMAETAVFHRVARAVLEDARDEFAAMESSIGLYPAIARLPGRQFDVMVLHYVLDCSTAKTASIMGITDATVRSHRLHARNRIACELGLQPDQD; via the coding sequence ATGAGCGAGGAACAGGAAAGGCCAGACCGGACGGCGCCGAGCCCAAGCGTGCGCGAGCCACAACGGATCCCCGTGGCCTTCTGGGGATTTCATGACCGCTTCAAGCGGGCCTACCGCCAGTACGCGGAACTTCATCTAGGCGACGAGCGGCTCGCCGGCCGCGTCGTCCACACCGTGTTCCTCAACCTCCTGCAGGGCTGGGCCCGCCTGATGGAAGAGGCCAGCCCCGCCGCCAGCGCCTGGGCACACTTGAAAGAGGCCGTCGACGAAGTCCTCATCGCCCAGGGCCGGGACTCCGCCATGGCGGAGACCGCAGTCTTCCACCGAGTCGCCCGCGCAGTACTGGAGGACGCACGGGACGAATTCGCCGCCATGGAGAGCAGTATCGGGCTGTACCCGGCGATCGCCCGCCTGCCCGGACGACAGTTCGACGTGATGGTGCTGCACTACGTCCTCGACTGCAGTACGGCCAAGACCGCCAGCATCATGGGAATCACCGACGCCACGGTCCGCTCCCACCGCCTCCACGCCCGCAACCGCATCGCTTGCGAACTGGGCCTGCAACCCGACCAGGACTGA
- a CDS encoding reverse transcriptase/maturase family protein, producing MQRAEALMEIIHERGKRGFPLERLYRHLFNPELYLRAYGKIYRNDGSMTPGSNQETVDGMSLKKIQTIIDALRHERYRWTPVRRVYIEKKGTPGKRRPLGLPSWSDKLLQEVIRSLLEAYYEPQFSDRSHGFRPGKGCHTALAEVSESWGGVTWFVEGDISQCFDRLDHGVLRSILAEDIHDNRFLRLIDGLFQAGYLEEWRYHETLSGAPQGGVLSPLLSNIYLDRLDKYVETTLLPVFNRGARRKPYLPYMRIHKAAWKLEKRGRREEARQLRHQLQRLPSRDPNDSGFRRLHYVRYADDWLLGFSGTRQEAENIKGLIGRFLRNHLKLELSDRKTLITHGRTRAARFLGYEIVVHHNDAKRNRHGHRSINGQIGLKVPMDVVRAKRKPYMRRGKPAAKLERVHDSNFQIVARYQAEFRGIAEYYQLAYNRHRLGSLRYVMERSLGKTLGHKNKLSVNKIWNRFRATWQTPGGPRRGLQVTVERAGKRPLVARWGGVPLARRTTRVILRDELPAVWRQRPAELIDRLMSSRCELCRAHTDVEVHHIRRLEDLPTRDQAEQPEWAQRMASRRRKTLVVCRDCHGEIHNGRTDRQGSRNWALESRVR from the coding sequence ATGCAGAGAGCCGAAGCCCTGATGGAGATCATCCACGAACGCGGCAAGAGAGGATTTCCACTGGAGAGACTGTACCGGCACCTGTTCAACCCGGAGTTGTATTTGCGGGCCTACGGCAAGATCTACCGCAACGATGGCTCTATGACACCCGGTTCTAACCAAGAGACCGTGGATGGTATGAGTCTGAAGAAAATTCAGACGATCATCGATGCTTTGCGACATGAGCGGTATCGGTGGACCCCGGTTCGGCGCGTATACATCGAGAAGAAAGGAACACCAGGGAAGCGCCGGCCTCTGGGTCTGCCTTCGTGGTCGGACAAGCTGCTGCAAGAAGTGATCCGCTCTCTGCTGGAGGCGTATTACGAGCCGCAGTTCTCCGATCGGTCCCATGGTTTCAGGCCAGGGAAGGGCTGTCACACAGCACTCGCGGAAGTTTCCGAGTCGTGGGGCGGGGTAACGTGGTTCGTCGAGGGAGACATCTCCCAGTGTTTCGACCGGCTGGATCATGGGGTACTGCGCTCCATCTTAGCCGAAGACATTCACGACAACCGTTTTCTACGGTTGATCGACGGGCTATTCCAGGCTGGATACTTGGAGGAATGGCGCTATCACGAAACACTGAGTGGTGCGCCACAAGGGGGTGTTCTGAGCCCACTGCTCTCCAACATCTACCTGGACCGCTTGGACAAGTACGTCGAGACAACGCTCTTGCCTGTCTTCAACCGGGGCGCCCGACGCAAGCCGTATCTGCCGTACATGCGGATACACAAGGCAGCTTGGAAACTGGAGAAGCGCGGACGGCGGGAGGAAGCACGGCAGTTGCGCCATCAGCTGCAACGACTTCCCTCGCGTGACCCAAACGATTCAGGTTTCCGGCGGCTGCACTACGTCCGCTATGCGGACGATTGGCTGCTCGGATTCTCCGGGACGAGGCAGGAAGCCGAGAACATCAAGGGACTGATCGGGAGATTCCTGCGGAATCATTTGAAGCTGGAACTCTCTGATCGGAAGACCTTGATCACCCATGGGCGGACACGAGCCGCTCGTTTCCTCGGCTACGAGATCGTGGTCCACCACAACGACGCCAAACGCAACCGACACGGCCATAGGTCCATCAACGGACAGATCGGCTTGAAGGTGCCAATGGATGTCGTGCGCGCCAAGCGCAAGCCCTACATGCGACGCGGCAAACCGGCCGCCAAACTGGAACGTGTCCACGACTCGAACTTTCAGATCGTGGCGCGGTACCAGGCGGAGTTCCGGGGAATCGCAGAGTATTACCAGCTGGCCTACAACCGGCACCGCCTCGGCTCGCTGAGGTACGTCATGGAACGGTCTCTGGGCAAGACGCTGGGGCACAAGAACAAGCTCAGCGTCAATAAGATCTGGAACCGTTTCCGGGCGACTTGGCAAACTCCTGGAGGTCCTCGCAGAGGGCTACAGGTCACAGTCGAACGTGCCGGAAAGAGACCGCTGGTCGCCCGTTGGGGCGGGGTACCTCTGGCGCGCAGGACCACGAGGGTAATCCTCAGAGACGAACTCCCGGCTGTATGGAGACAGCGACCAGCGGAGCTCATCGACCGGCTCATGTCCAGTCGCTGCGAGCTCTGCCGAGCGCATACAGACGTCGAAGTGCATCACATTCGACGTTTGGAAGATCTCCCTACCCGGGATCAGGCTGAACAGCCTGAGTGGGCACAGCGGATGGCATCACGTCGCCGCAAGACCCTCGTAGTCTGCCGCGACTGCCACGGTGAAATCCACAATGGACGCACCGACCGGCAGGGCTCGCGGAATTGGGCACTGGAGAGCCGGGTGCGGTGA
- a CDS encoding DUF378 domain-containing protein: protein MRPRNALDWVAFVLLLIGAFAWGAFVTDVNVLDRALEPIADPLDDAVFVLIALSGLYWIARVAGLGPRDSSP from the coding sequence ATGCGACCGCGTAATGCCCTGGACTGGGTGGCCTTTGTGCTGCTGCTGATCGGCGCGTTCGCCTGGGGCGCGTTCGTCACCGACGTCAACGTCCTGGACCGCGCCCTGGAGCCGATCGCCGACCCGCTCGACGACGCGGTGTTCGTGCTGATCGCCCTGTCCGGGCTGTACTGGATCGCTCGCGTGGCCGGCCTGGGGCCGCGGGACAGCAGCCCGTGA
- a CDS encoding TetR/AcrR family transcriptional regulator C-terminal domain-containing protein, translated as MDALAADFRQLTERGLLRADDPHTAADHFAGLALWTPVNQALLVADTPPPEPAGHQSPCHRGHPRLPRRIPLSPPPAEPRH; from the coding sequence TTGGACGCCCTGGCCGCCGACTTCCGTCAACTCACCGAACGCGGCTTGCTGCGCGCCGACGACCCGCACACCGCAGCCGACCACTTCGCCGGTCTCGCCCTGTGGACACCCGTGAACCAGGCCCTCCTCGTCGCCGACACCCCACCCCCTGAACCCGCGGGACATCAGAGCCCGTGCCACCGCGGCCACCCGCGCCTTCCTCGCCGCATACCGTTGAGCCCTCCACCCGCAGAGCCCCGGCACTGA
- a CDS encoding cutinase family protein, with the protein MRTSSIAAALVSLLLTAGFSVAQGATAQAAAAAAPCEGTYTIVVGGTGSSWDNDGFTGNIQQHVGYPTQIPNGASARAGVNELNRLVRNQRAACPNQHVKMGGYSLGAAVVHIWVTENWQTFGNVNAILIADPKRQGNPGADGGAVPFGGVVGAPLAGADRYFGNVPVKTICHWDYVCDESAGIWTYPDNHIKNYPHDFNMDHHNDSANEQWYNGAWYPASW; encoded by the coding sequence ATGCGAACAAGCAGCATCGCGGCCGCGTTAGTCAGTCTTCTGCTGACAGCCGGGTTCTCGGTGGCACAGGGGGCCACAGCACAAGCAGCAGCAGCAGCAGCTCCGTGCGAGGGCACCTACACGATCGTTGTCGGGGGCACGGGCAGCAGCTGGGACAACGACGGCTTCACCGGCAACATCCAGCAGCACGTCGGGTACCCCACCCAGATTCCCAACGGTGCGAGCGCCCGGGCAGGTGTCAATGAGCTGAACCGCCTGGTCCGCAACCAGCGTGCCGCGTGCCCGAACCAGCACGTCAAGATGGGCGGGTACTCTTTGGGCGCCGCAGTGGTGCATATCTGGGTCACCGAGAACTGGCAGACGTTCGGCAACGTCAACGCCATTCTCATCGCGGACCCCAAGCGCCAGGGCAATCCCGGTGCCGACGGCGGAGCCGTACCGTTCGGCGGTGTCGTCGGCGCCCCGCTCGCCGGTGCTGACCGGTACTTCGGCAACGTGCCCGTCAAGACGATCTGCCACTGGGACTACGTCTGCGACGAGTCCGCAGGGATCTGGACCTACCCGGACAACCACATCAAGAACTACCCCCACGACTTCAACATGGATCACCACAACGACAGCGCCAACGAGCAGTGGTACAACGGCGCCTGGTATCCCGCCTCCTGGTAA
- a CDS encoding VOC family protein, whose product MSHEVTSASTFRYSAVTFDCPDPAELARFYGEALGLPVAFSTDDFVLLGRNGAAGLGFNRLTDYRRPTWPDPSQGKQAHIELGVDDLDAAQARLLTLGAVRPGFQPDPDRWRVLLDPAGHPFCISTLV is encoded by the coding sequence ATGAGCCATGAAGTCACGTCAGCATCCACATTCCGCTACTCGGCAGTCACATTCGACTGCCCGGACCCCGCCGAGCTGGCCCGCTTCTACGGCGAGGCCCTCGGCCTGCCCGTCGCCTTCTCCACAGACGACTTCGTCCTCCTCGGCCGGAACGGCGCGGCCGGACTGGGATTCAACCGGCTCACCGACTACCGCCGTCCCACCTGGCCGGACCCTTCCCAGGGGAAGCAGGCCCACATAGAACTGGGCGTCGACGACTTGGACGCCGCCCAAGCCCGTCTGCTCACCCTGGGGGCCGTCAGACCCGGATTCCAGCCGGACCCCGACCGGTGGCGGGTCCTGCTAGACCCCGCAGGCCACCCGTTCTGCATCTCCACCCTGGTCTAA
- a CDS encoding SDR family oxidoreductase translates to MDVTDATAVAVAIAEAESVYGPVDAIVNNAGVMLLGEVAHQPTEEWDRMLDVNVRGLLNGVGTVLPGMIRRRRGTIVNVSSVAGRKGYPNHTVYVGTKFAVHAMSENLRAEVARHGVRVTTIAPGVVETELLSHTTDEVIKSDYQAYKESTDALSAEDVAAAIQYAYEAPQRVCIREIVLAATAQDA, encoded by the coding sequence GTGGACGTCACCGACGCGACAGCCGTCGCCGTCGCCATCGCAGAGGCGGAGTCCGTATACGGACCGGTCGACGCCATCGTGAACAACGCGGGCGTGATGCTGCTCGGCGAGGTGGCCCACCAGCCGACCGAAGAGTGGGACCGGATGCTCGACGTCAATGTGCGCGGCCTGCTCAACGGCGTAGGGACGGTGCTCCCCGGCATGATCAGGCGCCGCCGTGGCACCATCGTCAACGTCAGCTCCGTGGCCGGACGAAAGGGTTACCCGAACCACACCGTCTACGTCGGCACCAAGTTCGCCGTCCATGCCATGTCCGAGAACCTCCGTGCCGAGGTGGCCAGGCACGGCGTCCGCGTCACCACCATCGCCCCGGGCGTCGTAGAGACCGAACTGCTCTCCCACACCACCGATGAGGTGATCAAGTCCGATTACCAGGCATACAAGGAGTCCACCGACGCGCTGTCCGCCGAGGACGTGGCGGCCGCGATCCAGTACGCCTACGAGGCGCCGCAGCGGGTGTGCATCCGGGAGATCGTCCTCGCGGCGACGGCCCAGGACGCCTAA
- a CDS encoding SDR family NAD(P)-dependent oxidoreductase, which produces MDSPDKPLIVVTGASSGIGAATARAFAGLGHPLLLLARRVDRLEALGLPSACPRPSPALWTSPTRQPSPSPSQRRSPYTDRSTPS; this is translated from the coding sequence ATGGACTCTCCCGACAAGCCCCTGATCGTCGTCACCGGTGCCAGCTCCGGCATCGGCGCGGCCACCGCCCGGGCCTTCGCCGGCCTCGGTCACCCACTGCTGCTCCTCGCCCGCCGCGTCGACCGACTGGAGGCCCTCGGCCTGCCCTCGGCCTGCCCTCGGCCCTCACCCGCGCTGTGGACGTCACCGACGCGACAGCCGTCGCCGTCGCCATCGCAGAGGCGGAGTCCGTATACGGACCGGTCGACGCCATCGTGA
- a CDS encoding chromate resistance protein, with amino-acid sequence MGAAELPHPPRAPTPRITIWRKLKRLGIAQLSDGLVALPADARTREHLEWIADEVLDAGGTATAWLAQPASAAQERSLAEGMADARAAEYQQVLGEAEQARTADEATRRGVLRRLRAELRRIHRRDYFRLSGVPPRPPWPPCTPTTTATIPRRVPPKEWTTCAGIHIDRAACAWLIRRAPTCWDANPPDHQDRGGRAVGRTEVRSLTPPHQRRRGRLVG; translated from the coding sequence GTGGGTGCTGCTGAGCTACCGCATCCCCCGCGAGCCCCCACCCCGCGCATCACCATCTGGCGCAAGCTCAAGCGGCTCGGTATCGCCCAGCTCTCCGACGGCCTGGTCGCGCTGCCCGCCGACGCCCGCACCCGCGAGCACCTGGAATGGATCGCGGATGAGGTCCTGGATGCGGGCGGCACCGCCACCGCGTGGCTCGCCCAGCCTGCCAGTGCCGCCCAGGAACGCTCCCTCGCCGAGGGCATGGCCGATGCCCGCGCGGCCGAATACCAGCAGGTGCTCGGCGAGGCTGAGCAGGCCCGCACCGCCGACGAGGCCACCCGCAGGGGGGTGTTGCGCAGGCTGCGCGCCGAGTTGCGCCGTATCCACCGCCGTGACTACTTCCGCCTCAGCGGCGTGCCGCCGAGACCGCCGTGGCCGCCCTGCACCCCGACCACCACAGCGACGATCCCGAGGAGAGTGCCTCCAAAGGAGTGGACCACTTGTGCCGGCATCCACATCGACCGCGCCGCCTGCGCCTGGCTGATCCGCCGCGCGCCCACCTGCTGGGACGCGAACCCGCCTGACCACCAAGACCGGGGCGGCAGAGCCGTCGGCCGAACTGAAGTTCGTTCACTGACTCCTCCTCACCAACGCCGTCGGGGAAGGCTTGTCGGATAG
- a CDS encoding pyridoxal-phosphate dependent enzyme codes for MSTADWYTHPPARSWTCPPAPREAAAFHATLPGHAPTPLREVPALADELGVRRVFVKDESSRLGLPAFKILGASWAIHRALAETSGDRLVTATDGNHGRAVARIARLLGLAAHVLVPGAVHPAAAAAIEREGARVTRVGCSYDDAVHLAAETAAREPAAVLVQDTSRPGYTQIPEWITEGYTTLFHEADAQLRALGAEPAGLVAIPVGVGSLAQAAVTHYRAPRNAPAPSLLSVEPDSAACVLASLTASRPTTVPTGTTVMTGLNCGTPSSAAWPRLRDGLDGATAVTDADSLRAARDLAALGISSGPCGAAALAGARAALTSSAERRAALAEHSTGTVVLLNTEGADANPHTSTHP; via the coding sequence ATGTCCACCGCTGATTGGTACACACATCCACCCGCTCGCTCCTGGACCTGCCCGCCCGCCCCGCGCGAAGCGGCCGCCTTCCACGCGACCCTGCCCGGCCACGCGCCGACCCCGCTGCGCGAAGTGCCCGCGCTCGCCGACGAACTGGGGGTACGCCGGGTGTTCGTCAAGGACGAGTCGTCTCGACTCGGCCTGCCCGCGTTCAAGATCCTGGGGGCGTCCTGGGCCATCCACCGAGCGCTGGCCGAGACGTCCGGCGACCGGCTCGTCACCGCCACCGACGGCAACCACGGTCGCGCCGTGGCCCGTATCGCCCGGCTCCTGGGACTGGCCGCCCATGTCCTCGTCCCGGGCGCGGTACACCCGGCGGCGGCCGCCGCCATCGAACGCGAGGGCGCACGGGTCACGCGAGTCGGCTGCTCGTACGACGACGCCGTACACCTAGCCGCCGAGACCGCCGCGCGCGAACCCGCCGCCGTCCTCGTCCAGGACACCTCCCGGCCCGGATACACCCAGATACCGGAGTGGATCACCGAGGGCTACACCACGCTGTTCCACGAGGCCGACGCACAACTGCGCGCGCTGGGTGCCGAACCCGCCGGGCTGGTGGCCATCCCCGTCGGCGTCGGCTCGCTGGCGCAAGCCGCCGTCACCCACTACCGCGCCCCGCGGAATGCCCCAGCGCCGTCGCTTTTGAGCGTCGAACCCGACAGCGCCGCCTGCGTCCTGGCCTCCCTCACCGCCAGCCGCCCGACCACCGTACCCACCGGCACCACCGTCATGACCGGACTCAACTGCGGCACCCCCTCCAGCGCTGCTTGGCCCCGGCTGCGCGACGGCCTCGACGGCGCCACCGCCGTCACCGACGCCGACAGCCTCCGCGCGGCCCGCGACCTGGCCGCGCTCGGCATCTCCTCCGGGCCCTGCGGCGCCGCCGCACTGGCCGGCGCCCGGGCCGCCCTGACCTCTAGCGCGGAACGCCGCGCGGCGCTGGCGGAGCACAGCACAGGCACCGTCGTCCTCCTCAACACCGAAGGTGCCGACGCCAACCCACACACCTCAACCCACCCGTAA
- a CDS encoding transposase encodes MFEWRGGGGDTWYASPVRRTGPVGWRWGGRASSREPVAAYQRATGRPIAHLAKDLGIHKEALRGWVRQAEADRGERDDRPATAEQDELNSSARCRSASPRAKRASKGGAGGVVGGVARRGRRAEHVELLEADA; translated from the coding sequence ATGTTCGAGTGGCGCGGAGGTGGGGGTGACACGTGGTACGCGTCACCCGTGCGGCGCACGGGGCCCGTGGGCTGGCGATGGGGCGGGCGCGCGAGCAGCCGTGAACCTGTAGCTGCCTACCAGCGTGCCACCGGCCGCCCCATCGCGCACCTCGCGAAGGACCTGGGCATCCACAAGGAGGCCCTGCGCGGCTGGGTCCGCCAGGCCGAGGCCGACCGTGGCGAGCGCGACGACCGGCCGGCCACCGCCGAGCAGGACGAGCTGAACTCTTCGGCCCGCTGCCGCTCGGCTTCCCCACGTGCCAAACGTGCCTCAAAGGGGGGCGCCGGGGGCGTCGTCGGGGGCGTCGCTCGACGCGGCCGGCGCGCGGAGCATGTGGAACTTCTTGAGGCCGATGCGTAG
- a CDS encoding LysR substrate-binding domain-containing protein — protein sequence MLDLHRLRLLRELKHRGTLAAVAAALSYSPSSVSQQLSVLETEVGVPLLEPVGRRVRLTEQAEILVAHTEVVLERLERAEADIAASLTAVTGTLRIAAFQTAMLALIPPALTLLREEHPGLRVHVTQTEPETALPALLARDVDLVVDEEYPGDARTRPAAEVESAELCGDEVRLALPPDSAVRASEPSVALRALSGHPWVMEPAGTASRRWATTVCRQAGFEPDVRFESPDLLVQLRLVEEGHAAALLPGLLWGGRALSVPLLPLPDGGHSRQLFTAVRPGSGGHPAVRACRSALQHAAECARCLP from the coding sequence ATGCTCGATCTCCACCGGCTGCGGCTGCTGCGTGAACTCAAACACCGCGGCACCCTCGCCGCGGTCGCGGCCGCCCTCTCGTACAGCCCGTCCTCGGTCTCACAGCAACTGTCCGTGCTGGAGACGGAGGTCGGCGTACCGCTGCTGGAACCGGTAGGGCGGCGCGTGCGGTTGACCGAGCAGGCTGAGATCCTCGTCGCGCACACGGAAGTCGTGCTGGAACGACTGGAGCGAGCCGAAGCCGACATCGCCGCCTCGCTGACCGCCGTCACCGGCACCCTGCGGATCGCCGCCTTCCAAACGGCGATGCTGGCGCTCATCCCGCCGGCGCTCACCCTGCTGCGCGAGGAGCACCCGGGCCTGCGCGTTCACGTGACGCAGACGGAGCCGGAGACCGCGCTGCCCGCGCTCCTCGCGCGGGACGTTGACCTGGTCGTGGACGAGGAGTACCCCGGCGACGCGCGTACCCGCCCCGCCGCCGAGGTCGAGTCGGCCGAGCTGTGCGGAGACGAGGTACGGCTGGCCCTGCCGCCCGACAGCGCCGTACGCGCATCCGAGCCGTCGGTCGCGCTCCGTGCGCTGTCCGGCCATCCGTGGGTCATGGAACCGGCGGGTACGGCGTCCCGGCGGTGGGCGACGACCGTGTGCCGCCAGGCCGGATTCGAGCCCGACGTACGGTTCGAGTCGCCCGATCTGCTGGTGCAGCTGCGGCTGGTGGAAGAGGGCCACGCGGCGGCTCTTCTGCCCGGCTTGTTGTGGGGCGGGAGAGCGCTGAGCGTTCCGCTGCTCCCGCTGCCGGACGGCGGCCACAGCCGACAGCTCTTTACGGCCGTACGGCCCGGCAGTGGAGGCCACCCGGCCGTCCGGGCGTGCCGCTCGGCACTGCAACACGCCGCCGAATGCGCCCGCTGCCTGCCCTGA
- the ltrA gene encoding group II intron reverse transcriptase/maturase: MRGNKGARTAGVDGRTASSIALRVGVEEFLGMLRSQIKDRSFRPMPVRERMIPKTGGKLRRLGITTITDRVVQASLKLVLEPIFEADFLPCSYGFRPNRRTHDAVAEVRLLTSKKYEWIVEGDIKACFDEISHTALMDRVRARVGDKRVLALVKAFLKAGILNEDGQLRDNDTGTPQGSILSPLLSNVALSVLDEHIAQTPGGPGTDRNERQRRRRRGLPNFRLVRYADDWCLMVHGTKADAEALRDQIAEALSTISLRLSQEKTLITHIEQGLDFLGWHIQRHRKPGTNRHYVYTYPAKKALWAIMAKVKTLCREVGTNQPLDALLARINPAVRGWCAYFRPGVSFATFSYLRHYLWHAVWRWVQRKHPKTGRRKIFRRYCGRRSWWASENRELFNPITVGTTRYRYRGPTIPTPWDAAG, translated from the coding sequence GTGCGGGGCAACAAGGGTGCACGCACGGCCGGGGTGGATGGACGCACGGCGTCATCCATCGCGCTGCGGGTCGGGGTCGAGGAATTCCTCGGCATGCTGCGGTCTCAGATCAAAGACCGCAGCTTCCGGCCCATGCCGGTACGGGAGCGGATGATCCCCAAGACGGGCGGCAAGCTGCGCCGTCTGGGGATCACGACGATCACCGACCGGGTCGTGCAGGCGTCCTTGAAACTGGTGTTAGAGCCGATCTTCGAGGCGGACTTTCTCCCGTGCTCCTACGGGTTCCGCCCGAATCGCCGGACCCATGATGCAGTGGCCGAGGTGCGCCTGCTCACGTCCAAGAAATACGAATGGATCGTGGAAGGCGACATCAAAGCCTGCTTCGATGAAATCTCGCACACCGCCCTTATGGATCGGGTGCGGGCCCGAGTCGGAGACAAGCGTGTCCTGGCCCTGGTGAAGGCGTTCCTCAAGGCGGGCATCCTCAACGAGGACGGCCAGCTGCGGGACAACGACACCGGCACCCCGCAGGGTTCGATCCTGTCGCCGTTGCTCAGCAACGTGGCTCTCTCGGTCCTGGACGAGCACATCGCCCAGACTCCCGGAGGCCCCGGAACTGATCGCAACGAGCGCCAGAGGCGTCGACGCCGAGGTCTGCCCAACTTCCGGCTGGTCCGGTATGCAGACGATTGGTGCCTGATGGTCCACGGCACCAAGGCAGACGCCGAAGCATTACGCGACCAGATCGCAGAGGCCCTCTCCACGATTAGCCTGCGCCTGTCGCAGGAGAAGACCCTGATCACCCACATCGAGCAGGGCCTGGACTTCCTCGGATGGCACATCCAGCGCCACCGCAAACCAGGCACTAACCGGCACTACGTCTACACCTATCCGGCCAAGAAGGCCCTGTGGGCCATCATGGCCAAGGTCAAGACGCTCTGCCGAGAGGTCGGTACGAACCAGCCGCTCGACGCCCTGCTCGCCCGGATCAATCCGGCAGTGCGGGGCTGGTGTGCCTACTTCCGGCCCGGGGTGTCCTTCGCGACCTTCTCCTACCTGCGCCACTACCTGTGGCACGCGGTCTGGCGATGGGTACAGCGCAAGCACCCCAAGACGGGCCGGAGGAAGATCTTCCGCCGCTACTGCGGCCGTAGATCGTGGTGGGCCAGCGAGAACAGGGAGTTGTTCAACCCGATCACGGTAGGCACCACTCGCTACCGCTACCGGGGCCCGACGATTCCCACTCCCTGGGACGCCGCGGGATGA
- a CDS encoding HdeD family acid-resistance protein: MSFSSNDPQAARAHGGVPHGGLPLGDLPSGLRLLANAGWQILLSTGVASIALGVVVLAWPGATLTVVGVLFGIYLLAIGFFQLAGAFGAHVPGHLRVLGFVSGALCVLLGLVAFRGPAQSLLLLALWIGFGWVLRGSMMTAMALSVRHLPARGWQIFLGVVNLLAGIVLVVSPFESIGILTLVAGIVLIVMGVIEVIHGIQLRIGLKKFHMLRAPAASSDAPDDAPGAPL; this comes from the coding sequence ATGAGTTTTTCCTCAAACGATCCGCAGGCCGCACGAGCGCACGGCGGGGTTCCGCACGGCGGGCTTCCGCTCGGTGATCTCCCGAGCGGTCTGCGCCTCCTGGCGAACGCCGGCTGGCAGATCCTGCTGAGCACGGGCGTGGCCTCGATCGCACTGGGCGTCGTCGTCCTGGCGTGGCCGGGAGCCACGTTGACCGTGGTCGGCGTGCTCTTCGGCATCTACCTGCTGGCCATTGGCTTCTTCCAGCTCGCGGGGGCGTTCGGCGCCCATGTTCCGGGTCACTTGCGCGTCCTGGGGTTCGTCAGCGGCGCGCTGTGCGTGCTGCTCGGCCTCGTCGCCTTCCGCGGCCCGGCCCAGTCGCTGCTGCTGCTCGCGCTCTGGATTGGGTTCGGTTGGGTACTGCGCGGGAGCATGATGACGGCGATGGCGCTGTCCGTCCGGCACCTGCCCGCCCGTGGCTGGCAGATCTTCCTGGGCGTGGTCAACCTCCTGGCCGGGATCGTGCTGGTCGTCTCGCCGTTTGAGTCGATCGGCATCCTCACCCTGGTCGCCGGGATCGTGCTGATCGTCATGGGTGTCATCGAAGTGATCCACGGCATCCAGCTACGCATCGGCCTCAAGAAGTTCCACATGCTCCGCGCGCCGGCCGCGTCGAGCGACGCCCCCGACGACGCCCCCGGCGCCCCCCTTTGA